The Lycium ferocissimum isolate CSIRO_LF1 chromosome 10, AGI_CSIRO_Lferr_CH_V1, whole genome shotgun sequence genome window below encodes:
- the LOC132034552 gene encoding uncharacterized protein LOC132034552 isoform X2, which yields MEVPRPAWKSVVMPSSNKRNHIDIVDQDDTAMDDVSVETNLLDTLLETFVGRDDAASTTAALALLEANSGIEVCQRLLKKWKQLRPFTQKFIALVAELKKTNEHLTMNGPIIELKRR from the exons ATGGAGGTGCCTAGGCCAGCGT GGAAAAGTGTTGTGATGCCGTCATCAAATAAGAGAAatcatattgatattgttgatcag GATGACACAGCCATGGACGATGTCTCTGTGGAAACAAATCTGCTCGATACTTTGCTGGAAACGTTTGTTGGTAGAGATGATGCTGCATCAACGACAGCAGCACTTGCACTGCTCGAGGCAAATAGTGGAATAGAAGTTTGCCAAAGATTGTTAAAAAAGTGGAAGCA ATTGAGACCATTCACACAAAAGTTTATTGCTCTGGTTGCTGAGCTCAAGAAAACTAATGAACATTTGACGATGAACGGACCAATAATAGAGCTGAAAAGGAGGTAA
- the LOC132034552 gene encoding F-box/kelch-repeat protein At3g23880-like isoform X1, whose translation MGIGFQEEILLDILSRLPMLPLLRFKCVSKFWKTLISDPYFIMKHQSHHKNDLNSQKLLVVEDMTTFFSSSLSTVQLVEDVQNLDCVSNIKPFDNCNIYGCCDGLVLLGFVNRYDKQLLLWNPSTRESTVLPHPEFTPGRTTFGLGYDATSDGYMILKLDRGSDDIDLPASYEILALKSGSWRKIRNFPTMVCPNTGYVLEIDPIDADHNMEPLAFLHGAFHWLGLSYGYSLVSFSSSDKVFREIPLLEPTEYSTYNMRESDYGVSVLGGMICFYCTYCSWQMEGTFKLWVMKDYGVKESWTEVFTLQEAHLCSIVPKYRFADGEVLLCCRLNNRSVFRTSKGPFGLWPQIDIYQEGIVYIESLISPKSLC comes from the coding sequence ATGGGAATTGGCTTCCAAGAGGAAATACTTTTGGACATCCTCAGCAGGTTACCCATGCTGCCTCTTCTCCGATTCAAATGTGtttcaaaattttggaagacattaatctCCGATCCTTACTTTATCATGAAGCATCAAAGCCATCACAAGAATGACTTAAATTCCCAAAAACTTCTTGTTGTGGAAGATATGACTACCTTCTTTTCGTCTTCTTTATCGACTGTTCAACTTGTTGAGGATGTACAAAACCTTGATTGCGTTTCAAACATCAAACCATTCGATAATTGCAACATTTATGGTTGTTGCGATGGGTTGGTTCTTCTTGGATTTGTTAATCGATATGATAAACAACTTTTGCTGTGGAACCCCTCTACAAGAGAATCGACAGTACTTCCCCATCCAGAATTTACACCAGGGAGAACTACTTTCGGATTGGGATATGATGCAACTAGTGACGGCTACATGATCCTTAAGCTAGACCGAGGTTCAGATGATATCGATCTACCAGCATCCTATGAAATTCTTGCGTTAAAAAGTGGTTCCTGGAGAAAAATTCGTAACTTTCCAACTATGGTTTGCCCTAACACGGGATATGTGTTGGAGATTGATCCTATTGATGCGGATCACAATATGGAACCTTTGGCTTTTTTACATGGAGCATTTCATTGGCTTGGTCTTTCGTATGGTTATTCTCTGGTTTCATTTAGTTCTTCAGATAAGGTGTTCAGAGAAATACCGTTGCTAGAGCCAACAGAGTACAGTACTTACAACATGCGGGAGTCTGATTATGGCGTTTCAGTATTGGGAGGAATGATTTGCTTTTATTGTACTTATTGTAGTTGGCAGATGGAGGGCACTTTTAAGTTGTGGGTAATGAAAGACTACGGTGTCAAGGAATCTTGGACTGAGGTGTTTACTCTACAAGAGGCCCATCTTTGTTCAatcgtaccaaaatataggttTGCGGATGGTGAAGTGCTACTCTGCTGCAGATTGAATAATCGTTCTGTATTTAGGACATCCAAAGGACCATTTGGATTATGGCCTCAAATTGATATCTATCAGGAGGGGATCGTTTATATAGAAAGCTTGATTTCTCCAAAATCACTTTGTTAG